The Staphylococcus sp. KG4-3 genome has a window encoding:
- a CDS encoding GNAT family N-acetyltransferase, which produces MIRQAVKSDLPNILDIYNDAILNTTAVYTYNPQTLESREAWFENKSKSNEPIFVYVEHDEAIAFASYGSFRDWPAYQYSIEHSIYVSKYHRGKGIASKLLLELIHHAQKSGYKTLVAGIDATNDYSIYLHKKFNFTHSGTIQQVGYKFDKWLDLAFYQLDLNTFNK; this is translated from the coding sequence ATGATAAGACAAGCAGTTAAATCAGATTTACCAAATATTTTAGACATTTACAATGATGCCATTTTAAATACTACCGCTGTGTATACCTATAACCCACAAACGCTTGAATCACGAGAGGCTTGGTTTGAAAATAAATCAAAGAGTAACGAGCCTATTTTTGTTTATGTGGAACATGATGAAGCTATTGCCTTTGCATCTTATGGTTCATTTAGGGACTGGCCAGCTTACCAATATTCTATTGAACACTCAATTTACGTAAGTAAGTATCACAGAGGGAAAGGTATCGCTTCGAAATTATTACTGGAACTCATCCATCATGCACAAAAAAGCGGCTATAAAACGTTAGTTGCTGGTATAGATGCTACAAATGATTACAGTATTTATTTACACAAAAAATTCAATTTCACTCATTCTGGTACGATTCAACAAGTAGGTTATAAATTCGATAAATGGCTAGATCTTGCATTTTACCAATTAGATTTAAATACTTTTAATAAATAA
- a CDS encoding N-acetylmannosamine-6-phosphate 2-epimerase, which translates to MLPQGLIVSCQALPDEPLHSSFIMSKMALAAYEGGAVGIRANSKEDIIAIKQEIDLPVIGIVKRDYDHSDVFITATSKEIDELIESQCEVIALDATKQIRPKESLQSLVSYVRENAPHIKLMADISTLDEAINADKLGFDYIGTTLYGYTSYTKGHILYENNFQFLKDVLAHVDAKVIAEGNVVTPEMLKTVTDLGVHCTVVGGAITRPKEITKRFIDALNT; encoded by the coding sequence ATGTTACCACAAGGATTAATCGTGTCATGCCAAGCATTACCAGATGAACCACTACACTCGTCATTTATCATGTCAAAAATGGCGTTAGCAGCTTATGAGGGCGGTGCCGTCGGTATCAGAGCTAATTCTAAAGAAGATATTATTGCAATTAAGCAAGAGATTGATCTACCAGTGATTGGTATCGTCAAACGAGATTATGATCATTCTGATGTATTCATTACTGCAACAAGCAAAGAAATTGATGAATTAATTGAAAGTCAATGTGAAGTCATTGCATTAGATGCTACAAAACAAATACGTCCAAAAGAATCATTACAATCACTTGTATCCTATGTTAGAGAAAATGCCCCTCATATTAAACTTATGGCAGACATTTCAACACTAGATGAAGCAATTAATGCTGATAAACTTGGTTTTGATTATATTGGCACTACATTATATGGTTATACGTCATATACTAAAGGGCATATCTTATATGAAAACAACTTCCAATTTTTAAAAGATGTTTTAGCACATGTCGATGCTAAAGTTATAGCTGAAGGCAATGTTGTCACTCCTGAAATGCTTAAAACTGTAACAGATTTAGGCGTACATTGCACTGTTGTTGGCGGTGCCATTACACGTCCTAAGGAAATTACCAAACGCTTTATTGATGCTTTAAACACATAA
- the srtA gene encoding class A sortase SrtA — protein sequence MKKWTNRLITVAGVLLILTAVYLFTKPHIDDYLTKKDNETKIETYDKDAVNNKNQEVEIPKDKTKMAGYLSVPDADIKTPVYPGPATPEQLNRGVSFAEADESLEEQNIAIAGHTYTGGSDYQFSNLPDAKVGSKVYLKTGNKKKEYKIVKIFDVKPEDIEVLEEQQSTKQQLTLITCDNYNEQTNQWEERKIFIAKAV from the coding sequence ATGAAGAAATGGACTAATCGCTTGATTACTGTGGCGGGGGTATTACTTATTTTGACGGCAGTTTACCTTTTCACTAAACCACATATTGATGATTATTTAACTAAAAAAGATAATGAAACAAAGATAGAAACTTATGATAAAGATGCTGTAAACAATAAAAATCAAGAAGTTGAAATTCCTAAAGATAAAACAAAAATGGCTGGTTATTTATCAGTACCAGACGCAGATATTAAAACGCCAGTCTATCCAGGACCGGCTACACCGGAACAACTTAATAGAGGCGTCAGTTTCGCTGAGGCGGATGAATCATTAGAAGAGCAAAACATCGCGATTGCTGGACATACCTATACAGGAGGTTCAGATTATCAATTTTCAAACTTACCAGATGCAAAAGTAGGAAGTAAAGTGTATTTAAAAACAGGAAATAAGAAAAAAGAGTATAAAATTGTTAAAATTTTTGACGTGAAACCAGAAGACATAGAAGTACTTGAAGAACAACAATCCACAAAACAACAACTTACATTAATAACATGTGACAATTATAATGAACAAACGAATCAATGGGAAGAACGTAAAATATTTATTGCTAAAGCAGTATAA